The following are encoded in a window of Dysidea avara chromosome 4, odDysAvar1.4, whole genome shotgun sequence genomic DNA:
- the LOC136254709 gene encoding uncharacterized protein, protein MTTLLAFVLILLHANLGLSGGGSCFKQVSVQQIGTAALLPRLQIIVPRANFTCNGRITGITASMMKVGSDGTDPSVEVWHPRTPSMDVFDKIGEVQLVESEVVEEVDNNNNTYWLVNITVNDDDRIEFEAGDVVGYFHPPDTRYRVWSIETEGYRIFANEFSNALNIMDLTNKDISVNNRQPLIQFTIDIRCDILSTPFNGGMSCSSGRVGVGYEGYTCSFTCSTGYELTGSDNRTCQSNGSYGSWSGEDTSCKKECIAGVDVYQGGDDQLRVDRQVIIPYVNCSNSDGIITHITVSLSLNNNGSEYPSFQVWHPMSGDPSVYERIGDEIVLEDSEVRAMDGYWLAEIVVSDSERIEFKSGDVIGCYHPSNVRYQVNTISGNGSSVHDCDGGNMTTIIVSGDDANTTSVNASSGDCITNPQQPLIQLLFDIRCDNLSTPSNGEMSCSSGRVGVGYERDTCGFTCNTGYELTGSDIRTCQSNGSWSGSDTVCRKGGVSCFDEVPVQQRGDRSIPPQRQLISSRANFTCNGRITGVSASMDRTVNGITDPYLEVWRPTTPDVEFNRVGAVQLAESEIVQIENGNIVYWLLNMSLNGSERIEFKAGDVIGFYQPRDTRYQLWAIETEGYTVHGSDSINSSSTLSLVNPDIIVNNRQPLIQFLIDIRCDNLSTPSNGGMSCSSGRVGVGYEGDTCSFTCNIGYELTGSENRTCQSDGSWSGSGIACTSSNDDGTTTIIVTVAVVSFFVVLISSIIVIILLFKRQNREESTNKTTEMQHQVCATVSLSVKCTTEENPKSHNLISPKKEDDVILGNPAIINNYKVPVEENEGSNENSPDGYLEPPFDGESEAEPDSDGYTVAHDDSIVTKPSQQYTNSGSHYQRLQSFVQPPACLTSLLAQIKETMVMEISSDSICTVKELGHGEFGVVTLATWTDGDASKEVAVKTLNQRASQKDKIKFFQEAALMAQFIHDNVIRMYGMVTTDPAMIILEYAKKGDLRGCLISLQPDVMEGEEVPDTVPPLLLKFAREIAAGMNYLANQGFVHRDLAARNILVTEQDICKIADFGMSRDLDDHKYYVTSGGKIPVKWTAPEALQYKKYSTFSDVWSFGCVLYEMWSLGCKPFEETPVKEILTLIDSGYRLSPPSGCPKLMYKLMIRCWHPRPKSRPAFILITKYLNKPDEELLQISDGDVQLYGNFASSLGKTLSSSSSSLNYVNSWHHELQSTYK, encoded by the exons ATGACAACATTACTTGCTTTTGTTTTGATCCTGCTACATGCAAATCTTGGACTTTCAG GTGGTGGAAGTTGCTTCAAGCAAGTCTCAGTACAGCAAATTGGGACTGCAGCATTGCTACCACGACTTCAAATTATAGTTCCACGTGCTAATTTCACTTGTAATGGTAGAATAACTGGTATAACTGCTAGTATGATGAAAGTCGGTAGTGATGGAACCGATCCGTCTGTTGAAGTGTGGCATCCAAGAACACCCAGTATGGATGTATTTGATAAAATTGGTGAAGTTCAGTTAGTAGAAAGTGAAGTAGTTGAAGAAGttgataataataacaacactTACTGGCTAGTAAATATAACTGTTAATGATGATGACAGAATTGAGTTTGAAGCTGGAGATGTTGTAGGATATTTTCATCCACCTGACACACGTTATAGAGTGTGGAGTATTGAAACTGAAGGATACAGGATTTTTGCTAATGAATTTTCTAATGCATTAAATATAATGGATTTAACTAACAAGGATATTAGTGTGAATAACCGACAACCATTGATACAGTTTACAATTG ACATCCGATGTGATATCCTATCAACTCCATTCAATGGAGGAATGtcatgtagttctggtagagtaggagtgggttatgagggatacacttgtagtttcacatgtagcactggttatgagctaactggtagtgacaacaggacctgtcagagtaatggaAGTTATGGAAGTTGGAGTGGTGAAGATACAAGTTGTAAAAAGG AATGTATAGCAGGTGTTGATGTTTATCAAGGAGGAGATGACCAGTTAAGAGTTGATAGACAAGTGATCATTCCATATGTTAACTGTAGTAACAGTGATGGAATAATAACACATATTACTGTTAGTCTATCACTAAATAATAATGGTAGTGAGTATCCTAGCTTTCAAGTGTGGCATCCCATGTCAGGTGATCCCAGTGTTTATGAAAGAATTGGTGATGAAATTGTATTAGAAGATAGTGAAGTAAGAGCAATGGATGGGTACTGGTTAGCAGAGATAGTTGTTAGTGATAGTGAAAGGATAGAGTTTAAGTCAGGAGATGTTATTGGATGTTATCATCCATCTAATGTACGTTATCAAGTTAATACTATTAGTGGTAATGGATCAAGTGTTCATGATTGTGATGGAGGGAATATGACAACTATTATTGTTAGCGGTGATGATGCAAACACAACGTCAGTTAATGCAAGCAGTGGAGATTGTATTACAAATCCTCAACAGCCATTAATTCAGCTTTTATTTG ACATCCGGTGTGATAACCTATCAACACCATCCAATGGAGAAATGtcatgtagttctggtagagTAGGGGTGGGTTATGAGAGAGACACTTGtggtttcacatgtaacactggttatgagttaactggtagtgacataaggacctgtcagagtaatggaAGTTGGAGTGGTAGTGATACAGTTTGTAGGAAAG GTGGGGTAAGTTGTTTTGATGAAGTCCCAGTTCAGCAGAGAGGAGATCGTAGTATTCCACCACAACGTCAATTAATTTCTTCGCGTGCTAATTTCACTTGTAATGGTAGGATAACAGGTGTATCTGCTAGTATGGATAGAACTGTTAATGGAATAACTGATCCTTATCTTGAAGTGTGGCGTCCAACAACACCTGATGTGGAGTTTAATAGAGTTGGTGCAGTTCAGTTAGCAGAAAGTGAAATAGTTCAAATTGAAAATGGCAATATTGTGTACTGGTTATTGAATATGTCACTTAATGGGAGTGAGAGAATTGAGTTTAAAGCTGGAGATGTTATAGGATTTTATCAACCACGTGACACACGTTATCAATTGTGGGCTATTGAAACTGAAGGCTACACTGTTCATGGCAGTGATTCAATTAATTCATCAAGTACACTTAGCTTAGTTAATCCAGACATTATTGTAAATAACCGACAGCCATTAATACAGTTTTTAATTG ACATCCGATGTGATAACCTATCAACACCATCCAATGGAGGAATGtcatgtagttctggtagagtaggagtgggttatgagggagacacttgtagtttcacatgtaacattGGTTATGAGCTAACCGGTAGTGAAAacaggacctgtcagagtgatggaagttGGAGTGGCAGTGGTATTGCAT GCACTAGTAGTAATGACGATGGTACCACTACTATCATAGTGACTGTTGCAGTTGTGTCATTCTTTGTTGTGTTAATATCTTCCATCATCGtcatcatattattattcaaaaGACAAAACAGAGAAGAAAGCACGAATAAAACTACAG AAATGCAACATCAAGTATGTGCAACAGTCAGTCTCAGTGTTAAATGCACTACTGAAGAAAAT CCAAAATCACATAACTTGATTTCACCCAAGAAGGAGGATGATGTCATTCTGGGTAATCCTGCTATAATCAATAATTATAAGGTGCCAGTAGAGGAAAATGAAGGATCAAATGAAAATAGCCCAGATGGTTATTTGGAACCACCATTTGATGGAGAGTCTGAGGCAGAACCAGATAGTGATGGCTACACTGTGGCACATGATGATTCAATAGTAACCAAACCATCTCAACAATATACTAATAGTGGTAGTCATTATCAACGTCTCCAATCGTTTGTGCAACCTCCTGCTTGTTTAACCTCATTGCTTGCTCAAATTAAAGAGACTATGGTGATGGAAATATCATCAGATAGCATTTG TACAGTAAAAGAATTGGGACATGGAGAATTTGGTGTGGTTACCTTGGCAACATGGACAGATGGTGATGCATCAAAAGAGGTTGCTGTAAAGACTCTAAATCAAAGAGCTTCACAGAAAGACAAAATAAAATTCTTTCAAGAAGCAGCTTTAATGGCTCAGTTTATTCATGACAATGTTATTAGAATGTATGGGATGGTCACAACAGATCCTGCAATGATTATACTGGAGTATGCCAAGAAAGGAGATCTTCGAGGATGTTTAATCTCACTGCAACCTGA TGTGATGGAAGGTGAAGAAGTTCCAGACACAGTACCTCCACTACTACTAAAGTTTGCCAGAGAGATTGCAGCAGGAATGAACTACCTTGCTAATCAAGGATTTGTACATCGTGACTTGGCTGCTAGGAATATATTGGTGACCGAACAAGATATTTGCAAG ATTGCTGATTTTGGAATGTCAAGGGATTTGGATGATCACAAATATTATGTAACATCTGGAGGAAAGATCCCTGTTAAATGGACAGCTCCAGAA GCCCTCCAGTATAAAAAGTACTCCACTTTCAGTGATGTTTGGAGTTTTGGGTGTGTTCTTTATGAAATGTGGAGTTTGGGCTGTAAGCCTTTTGAAGAAACTCCAGTGAAAGAG ATTCTTACATTAATTGATAGCGGTTACAGGCTGTCACCACCATCAGGATGTCCCAAGTTGATGTACAAATTGATGATTCGATGTTG GCATCCTCGCCCTAAAAGTAGACCAGCATTCATACTGATCACCAAATACCTCAACAAACCTGATGAGGAACTATTACAAATCAGTGATGGTGATGTTCAATTATATGGAAACTTTGCCTCATCACTTGGGAAAACACtatcatcatcttcttcatcactAAATTATGTCAATTCATGGCACCATGAACTACAATCAACATATAAATAA